A window of Clostridium novyi genomic DNA:
AGCAGGTTTTTGTTTTGGTGTTAATAGAGCTGTAGATACAGCTTTAAACTCTAGAGAAAAATATAATAAACCTATATATACATTAGGACCATTAATACATAACAACGATGTTGTTAAATTTTTGAAATCAAAAGATATTAATTCTATAGAATTAGAAGATTTAGATAACTTAAAAGAAAATGATGTTATAGTAATAAGGTCTCATGGAATAACTCCTAAAGTTTTTGATATTCTAAAGGAAAAAAAATTTATAATAGCTGATGCTACATGTCCTTATGTAGCACATATACATGAAAGAGTAAAAAAATATTATGAACTTGGTTATAAAATAGTTATAGTTGGAGACTCAAATCATCCTGAAGTCATAGGTATAAATGGTTATTGTAATGATACAGCTATTATATCTAAAGATGGATTGAATATTAGTAAGTTACCAGCGAAAGTATGTATAGTAGCTCAAACTACTGAAAAGCAAGAAAATTTTCAAAAGGTAACTGAAAAAATAAAGCCTTTATGTGATGAACTTATAACCTTTAATACCATATGTAATGCTACTAAAATAAGACAAGAAGCTGCATCTATATTATCACAGAATGTAGATACTATGGTTGTAATTGGAGGATTTCATAGTTCTAATACAACTAAGCTATTTGAAATTTGTAAGAATAACTGTAAAAATACTATTCACATTGAAAATGTAAAACAGATACCTAAAGAATTAATAAATTCTAGCAATAATATAGGTGTTACAGCAGGAGCTTCAACACCTGATTGGATTATAAAGGAGGCAATATTAAAAATGAGTGAATACACTAATTCAGAATTGAATGAACAATTGGCTTACATGGAACAAAATGATGTTAAAATAGCTGTAGGTGATACTGTAAAAGGACAAATTATATCATTAAATGAAAAAGAAGCTTTTATTAATATAGGACATAAAAAAGATGGTATAATTCCTTTAAAAGAAGCTACTAGAGATGAAAATGTTTCAATGAAAGATTTATTCAATGTAGGTGATGAGATAGAAGCTAAAGTAATAAGTCTTAAAAATAGTGATGATTGTATAGTACTATCAAAAATAGAAATTGAAAGAGAAGAAGCTTTTAAAGAAATAGAAAATGCTTTTAATAATAAAAGTCAAATAACAATATCTATAAAAGAATCTGTTAATGGAGGAATTATAGGAAGATATAAAGGAGTTAGAGTATTTGTTCCTGCATCACATGTAGAACTTTTTCATGTAAATGATTTAAGTAATTATATAGGTCAAGACATGCAAGTTAAAATTATCGAGTTTAAAGTTAATAAAAGAGTAACAAAAATTGTAGCATCTAGAAGAGAATTACTAATTAAAGCACAAGCAGAAAAAGAAGAAGAAGCATGGAATACACTTAAAAAAGATGAAGTTATAGAAGGTGAAATTAGAAGATTAACTTCTTTTGGTGCATTTGTAGATGTAAATGGTATAGATGGATTATTACACGTTTCTGAAATTTCTTGGGGTAGAGTAGAAAAACCTGAAGATGTTTTAAAAGTGGGTGAAAAAGTTAAAGTATTTATATTGGATATAGATAAAGAAAATAAAAAATTATCTTTATCTATTAAGAAATTAACAGATGATCCATGGACTAATATAGAAGAAAAATATCCTATAGGATCTATTGTTTTAGGAAAAGTAGTTCGTTTTGCTGATTTTGGTGCATTTGTACAATTAGAACCAGGAGTAGATGGATTAGTACATGTTTCTGAAATAAGTTATAAAAGAATAAATAAGCCAAGTGATGTATTGAAATTAAATGAAGAAGTTAAAGCAAAAATTTTAAATGTAAATAAAGATGGAAAAAGATTAAGTCTAAGTATAAAAGAAGCAGAATAGTCTTTTGAAATAATGCACAGAGATACTATACTATTTCTTGTGCATTATTTTTTATTATAAAGAAAGTAATATATAGTCACTTTTTTATATATTTTAAAATATAATAGTTACAATAATTTATCTCGAAGAGGTTTGAATATGTATACTTTAGACATACTTAATAAAAGCAACTTAAATGAATTTAGTAATCTAAATGAACTTAGGTTTAAATTTAACAAATTAAATAAAGATTTTTGGGAATCATACTATAATTTAAATAATGTTCAACTACTTTTACTGAGAAAAAAATTAAAACTGTTAAAAAAAGGAGGAAAATATATAGGATATATTTGGCTGGGAAATAAGACTAACAATATATGTAAAATTAATTCTATGTATATAATTGAGAGTAATATATTATTAGATGAGTATTCATATTTAATAAATAATATAGATGTTTCCTATCCATTAATATATCAATGTGAAAAAAATAGATATAACTTTGAAATTTTATGTGATTTAGGGTTTAAGAAAAAACATGGAATGATTGAAATGAGCCAAGAACTAAAAAAATTAAAAGATTTGTATATTCCACATGATATATCTTTCAAAAAGTTTATTAGAGGTAAGGATGAACCTATTCGTTGTTTTATACAAAATACTGTATTTGATTCAAAAGATAGAGTGCCATTAAAGATTGAAGATATATATTATGATGAAATGCAAGAATATTATTGTGAAGATTCATCTATATTTATGAAAAAAGGTAAAGCATATATTGGATATGGACAAATTATTTTAAGACAAAATATACCTTTTATAGTCAATTTCGGAATACTACCAGAATATCAGAATAAGGGATATGGTATGCTTTTTTTAAAGTATTTATTAAATTTATTATATAAAAAAAACAAATGTTTTGTGAAAATAAATGTAACCTCTGAAAATTATAAAGCATTAACCTTGTATAAAAGAATGGGATTTAATGAAGATTATGAAAAATCAAGATGGTATTTCTCCAAGTAACATATAAAAAGAGCAGATAAATGCTCTTTTTATATGTTACTATTCAAAATTAAAATCGTTAAGTAAACCTTCTCTTGGAATATATGAAGATTTTAGATTTGTTAATTTTTCATTTTGAATTTTTCCAAAATAACTTCTATCAGAAATACAATATCCTTGAGTTATATCATCAGTATCTTCTAATTGTTCATTTTCCTTAGCATCATACATATATGATCCCTCCTTATTATTAATTATTATGTACATAAATAAGAAAATTAATAGTTTATTTTTTATTTTCAATGATAAAATCGGTGTCAAAATTAGTCGAAAATGTATATAATACAGAATGAGGAAATATTTATATTCTTTCTAAAGAAAAAAATTAAAGGAGAGAATTTTTTATGCAAAGTAGAGGCAATAAATATATTAAAGGAATTGATATTTCTAAATGGGAAACAGGAATTGACTACAAAAAAGTAAGAGAAAGTAAAGATGTTGTTATAATAAAAGCTACAGAGGGTGTTAATTTTATAGATTCAATGTTTGAAAGACATTATATTGGGTGTAAAGAAGCTGGCTTTAAGATAGGATTTTATCATTTCTTTAGTGATAAAACAGATCCTACTGAACAAGCACGCAATTTTTGGAATGCTATAAAAGGTAAACAGTTAGATATATTACCTGTTTTAGATATAGAAACTTCAATTAGATCTAAAAGAGAAGTTACCAATAGATGTTTAGAATTTTTACAAGAAATGAAAATATTAAGTGGATATAACTGTATAGTCTACACTTATACTTCTTTTGCAATAGAAAAATTAGATACTAGATTATCAAAGTATCCTTTGTGGATAGCGCATTATGGAGTTAGCACTCCTGGAAATAATGGTATATGGAATAGCTGGGTAGGATTTCAATATACAGATAAGGAACGGGTGCCAGGTGTTCCAAATCCATGTGATGCAGATTATTTCACAGAAGGAATATTTATTGAAGATAGAGGAATTAGATGTTTAAATTTAGATGCTAATAACAATGAATTATGGAAAAAGAGTATAAATGGACCATTAGTAAAAGAACTTCAAAGAGAATTAAATATACAGTTTAATAAAAATTTAAATATTGATGGTTATTTTGGAGAAAATACACTTAATGCTTGTATTTTAGTTCGTAGAGGAGCAAAGGGGAATATAACAAAAATAATACAACAAAGATTACTAAACAAAGGGTATAGTTTAGGAGTATATGGATTAGACGGAGTTTTTGGAACTAAAACTGAAATGGCAGTTAAAAGATTCCAAAAAGATTGTGGACTTAAAATAGATGGAATAGTAGGAAGAGAAACATGGAAAGCATTATTTAGAAAATAAATTTATAAGTAAAAAGCTTCTATTGCAAACTTTATTAAGTTACAATAGAAGCTTTTTTATACAATTAAATCAAAAAAATTGAAGAATTAATATATAAAGTGTAAAATATGAACATATGATAATAAAAAGTTAGATTAGAAAGGAAAGTTGAAATGACAATGAATAAAGAAAATCAAATGAATCAAATACCTGTTGGAGTTTTACAAAATGTAAATGAAATGTTAGCCTTCGGAGATGATATTCTATCAGATGAAGATGGAAGACTTAGTCAAGAAGAACTTGCCAGCTTAAGAGAAGAAATGAACTCTAGATTAGATTTAGTTTGTAAAGATTTTGTACATAATTTAGAAAATATATATGCACTTAAAATAGAATCTAAAGACTCTATTTTAAGTGCATTCAATGATTTTGGTTTTAAGCTTATTCAAAAGATTTCTACTAGATATCAAAATGCTCATGTTAAAATAACTTTTAAAACAGTTACAGGTTATGTATGTGAAGAAATACAAGAATCAGAAATAACAAAAATAATTGAGAATATTACAGAATTAATATATAATCAATTTAATTTATGGGAAAGAACAAATTATATAGAAAATAATTATATTACAAAGGTTTCAGAGTGTATGAAAGAACAGTTGAAAAAACTAGAGGAAACTTTTAAATTAATAGAAATACCATCAGAAAATCAAGATAAGAAAAACGTAAATGTTGAATCATTAGATGTTAATAATCCTAAATTTATTGAAAATACAGTTGAACATGTAGAATATCTTTTAGATAATAAGGGCAAGAAAGCTATGTTAGAATATATAAGAGATTTAGCTGAAAAATTAGTAGAAATTAATAAATAATATAAATTATTAATGTATTAGTCAAAATATAATAAAAATGCATTCACAATTGTATGAATGCATTTTTATTAAAGTATATAAGTAAATTAAAAAATATCTAATGAATAAAGTTGATAAATATAGTAATTACTGCTGTATTTACAAAATCTATAAATAGACATCCAACAATAGGAACTACTAAATAAGGAGTTGGTGCAAAACCAAATTTTATTGTTAATGCATCCATATTAGCTACAGCATTTGGAGTAGCGCCCATTCCAAAACCACAATTGGCTGAAGCAAAAACAGCTGCATCATAATTTTCCCCTAAAACTTTAAAGACAACAAAATAAGAAAATAAGAACATAAGTAATGCTTGTCCTACTAACATTACAAACATAGGCAATGCTAAGTCGAATAATTCCCAAAGTTTTAATCCCATAAGAGCCATGGATAAAAAGAAAGCTAAACTAATACCACCTATAGTTTCTATTTCTTTATTTTCTAATTCAATCTTTTTAAAATCACAAATATTTCTAATAATAGCTGCTGCCATCATAGCACCTATGTAAGATGGAAATGTTAAATCTAAGTTTTCAATAAATTTAGATATTATAGTACCAATTCCCATAGATACAAAAATCCAAGATACAGCATGCATTAATCTTGTATGACATAAAATTGCAGTATCGTCTTCATGGAAATCACTTAATGGAATAGAAGCATCCTCTGATATTTTAGGCGTGTTTAATTTATTACGTTCGATTAATTTTTTTGCAACTAGTCCACCTAGTAGACTTCCCATTATAAGTCCAAAAGTTGCTGATGCAAAGGCAACCGTAGTAGCACCTTTAACATTTAAACCTTCTAAAAGGGGACCAAAAGAACCAGATGTTCCATGACCACCTATCATAGAAATAGAGCCTATACAAAGACCTAGTAAAGGGTTTAATTTAAATATCTTAGCGAGGGAAACACCTAAAATATTTTGAGAAATTACTAATAGTATTGATAGTAATAAAAATATAATTACCTTAATACCACCCTTTTTTAATACCTTAATACTTGCAGTAAATCCAATACTAGTGAAAAATGCTGTCATAAATATATTTTGAAGTGTTGTATCTAAAGTTATAGTTGCCACATTATTTACTTTTAAAATTAAAACTAATATTGCAAATAAGAGTCCACCGATAACTGGTGCTGGTATACAATACTTAGAAAAAGTATTTATTTTATTTTTACAGTATATTCCAATGTAAAATACAAGAGTAGCTAAAGCCATAGTTGAAAATATATCTAGTTTAATGTTCATAATACTCAACTCCTTGTCTTTTGTTAGTGAAATTATAATTATTAATTTATTCATAATTTAAAGTTCAGTATTAACATTATACAATATATTATGAAAAAATGAAAGAAAATAAATGGAAATATTCAAAAATTTAAATTTAAAGACAAAACAAAAGAACAATATCCAATAAAAACATATTAAATAAAAGTATTAAAACTGAAGGAAATTAATGTTCAATATGCAAAAATAAAATTTAAAGTTAATAGCATGAAAATTTTATATACATAAACTTTTTTATTAAAGGAAACAATATATATAAAAAGAAAGGAGTAGCTATTATACTAATAGCATAAAATTATAGTGAGTATAAGAGTAGAGAATAATACAAAATGGGTCATTTTTATAATTATTTCTATAGTATCTATATTAATTGGTCTAAATATCCCTAATAATCCAAATTCACATGTTAGCACCAATAAATTAGATATTAATGTATGGTTAAAGTCGGTGAAAAACAATGGAAAACCTATAATTACAATAGAATCAAATGTACCTGATAACACAGAAGGTATAGTTATTTTAGAAAAAGATGATATTAACTATAGAGTTAGTTTACCTGTAAAATTTAAAGAGGGAATTGCTAAAACAAATGAGTTTATGTTAAAAGGAAAGAACTTATCCTCTGGTGAATATACAATGCGTTTTAAAAGTACATTAGATATTGTCCAGCCTATAGAAGTTAAGAGTATTATAGGAAAAAATTATTCTAATGTAAAAAGTAAGTATATACAGGAAAGTATGTTGGGTAAAAGATTAGTATTTATCAAAAAAATAGATTTATAAAACTATTGTAATAGAAATTATTTAATTTTAAGCTTAAGTAAAATGAAAAATAATATATAAGTTTTAAGGATATTGCTTTTTATAACAATATCCTTATTTTTTCAACTAAGATTATAAATTAAATAATTGTTTAAACATATAACGTAGGTTTAACTTTTTTATTTCCTGTTTTTGCTTTCCCTTGAATTTCTGGTACTGGAGGAACGGTATTCTTTGGTATATGATTAGCTTTTCGAGGGCTAGGACGACTCATACCTGATTTAGCCATAAAATTCACCTCTCTTAATGTTAATATTCAAATTTAGTATTTATAAAATTAATTATTTTTATTCGTAATAATTATTATTAAAATATCATCTTAGTTTATTTATTTTTTAATGTATAAAAGCCCATAAAAAGAAAATACTTTATATGATAAATATATAGAATTCAAATAGTTATTAGCAGGAGGATAAATCATGAGTAAATTTAGATGGAATGAAATCCCTTATCCTGGTGAGAATTTTGGACCGATTGGAGAAGGAGAAGATGCAGGAAGTTGGCCTTTAAAATTTTTTGAAAGAAATGACAATGATGAATTTTATGATTTAAAAGGTAATAAGATAGCTTTTGAAATACAAACTCCAAATGATACTATGAGCTTTGGTGTTAATCAGTTAAATCAAATTAAAACCATATTATCAAATTTAACAGATAAGCAAAAAGAAACAGCATTATATTGGAGTTCTGACAATTTAATTCTTCTATATCTTAACAATGTAATCACATTATTAAAGAATTATAGAGTATCGACTATGGATTCAGCTAGAATATTATCTATAATGGGAGATGCATTTAATGATGCTATGGTTTTAACATACTATTTTAAATATAAGTTTCAAATTCCAAGACCAATTCAAATAGACTCTAAACTTAACACATATTTACAATCTAGTTATGATCCAAGTTATCCTGTTGGTCATGCAGTAATAGCTGGTATGGCATCAACAGTATTATCATATTTTTTCCCAGATGAAACAGATCAATTAAGTAATACAGCTAAAGAAGCAGCTATGTCTAAGGTATATGCTGGAATTCATTATCCTATAGATGCTGAACAAGGATTAAGACTAGGAAAACAAATAGGTTCTATAATAATTAACAGTATTAAAGATGAAAGCAATTCTTTTGGAAATAGTATAAATAATATATATAGAAAATAGAATACATTTAAAAATGAAACAATTGTGATTTAAGTATTAAATTTCAGCAATTATCTTTTATATGAATAAATTCTAACCTCACCTATAAGCGTGAGGTTATTTTAGTTATAGAAAACTATATTATAATATTAGAAAAAAACAATAACCTAAATTACCAAATGATAATATTGTAATCATAGGAGAAGAATTTTATGAATAAAATTTAATGAGGTAGTTTTAATAATAAGCAAATAACTTATTACTAAAACAAAATATTAAAAGTAAGAGAGGAGTATATCATGTCAAAAAATAAAGATAGGCGAATTACCTGGTCCATGCTTGCTTTTATGGCATTTTCTACTGTGTGGGGTTTTGGAAATGTTATTAATGGTTTTTCAGAATATGATGGGCTTAAAGCAATTGTTTCATGGATTATAATTTTTGCTATTTATTTTGTACCGTATGCTTTAATGGTAGGTGAATTAGGATCAGCATTTAAAGAGTATGGGGGAGGAGTAAGTTCATGGATACATGAAACCATAGGAGCAAAGTTAGCATACTATGCTGGATGGACATATTGGATAGTTCATATGCCTTATATTTCACAAAAACCATCAGGACTTATGATTGCTACAAGCTGGGCTATTTTCCAAGATAAAAGAATTAGTTCTATGAATACTAAAGTCATGCAATTAATTTGTTTAATAATTTTTTTAATTGGTATGTATATTGCATCAAAAGGATTAAATCCACTAAAAAAATTAGCAACTCTTGCGGGAACATCAATGTTTATAATGTCTATTTTATTCATTATTTTAATGATAACAGCACCTGCAATTACAGATGCACATTTAATTCAAATTGATTGGTCTTTAAAAACTTTTATGCCT
This region includes:
- a CDS encoding GNAT family N-acetyltransferase; its protein translation is MYTLDILNKSNLNEFSNLNELRFKFNKLNKDFWESYYNLNNVQLLLLRKKLKLLKKGGKYIGYIWLGNKTNNICKINSMYIIESNILLDEYSYLINNIDVSYPLIYQCEKNRYNFEILCDLGFKKKHGMIEMSQELKKLKDLYIPHDISFKKFIRGKDEPIRCFIQNTVFDSKDRVPLKIEDIYYDEMQEYYCEDSSIFMKKGKAYIGYGQIILRQNIPFIVNFGILPEYQNKGYGMLFLKYLLNLLYKKNKCFVKINVTSENYKALTLYKRMGFNEDYEKSRWYFSK
- a CDS encoding bifunctional 4-hydroxy-3-methylbut-2-enyl diphosphate reductase/30S ribosomal protein S1 — translated: MMKIQLADKAGFCFGVNRAVDTALNSREKYNKPIYTLGPLIHNNDVVKFLKSKDINSIELEDLDNLKENDVIVIRSHGITPKVFDILKEKKFIIADATCPYVAHIHERVKKYYELGYKIVIVGDSNHPEVIGINGYCNDTAIISKDGLNISKLPAKVCIVAQTTEKQENFQKVTEKIKPLCDELITFNTICNATKIRQEAASILSQNVDTMVVIGGFHSSNTTKLFEICKNNCKNTIHIENVKQIPKELINSSNNIGVTAGASTPDWIIKEAILKMSEYTNSELNEQLAYMEQNDVKIAVGDTVKGQIISLNEKEAFINIGHKKDGIIPLKEATRDENVSMKDLFNVGDEIEAKVISLKNSDDCIVLSKIEIEREEAFKEIENAFNNKSQITISIKESVNGGIIGRYKGVRVFVPASHVELFHVNDLSNYIGQDMQVKIIEFKVNKRVTKIVASRRELLIKAQAEKEEEAWNTLKKDEVIEGEIRRLTSFGAFVDVNGIDGLLHVSEISWGRVEKPEDVLKVGEKVKVFILDIDKENKKLSLSIKKLTDDPWTNIEEKYPIGSIVLGKVVRFADFGAFVQLEPGVDGLVHVSEISYKRINKPSDVLKLNEEVKAKILNVNKDGKRLSLSIKEAE
- the gltS gene encoding sodium/glutamate symporter codes for the protein MNIKLDIFSTMALATLVFYIGIYCKNKINTFSKYCIPAPVIGGLLFAILVLILKVNNVATITLDTTLQNIFMTAFFTSIGFTASIKVLKKGGIKVIIFLLLSILLVISQNILGVSLAKIFKLNPLLGLCIGSISMIGGHGTSGSFGPLLEGLNVKGATTVAFASATFGLIMGSLLGGLVAKKLIERNKLNTPKISEDASIPLSDFHEDDTAILCHTRLMHAVSWIFVSMGIGTIISKFIENLDLTFPSYIGAMMAAAIIRNICDFKKIELENKEIETIGGISLAFFLSMALMGLKLWELFDLALPMFVMLVGQALLMFLFSYFVVFKVLGENYDAAVFASANCGFGMGATPNAVANMDALTIKFGFAPTPYLVVPIVGCLFIDFVNTAVITIFINFIH
- a CDS encoding GH25 family lysozyme encodes the protein MQSRGNKYIKGIDISKWETGIDYKKVRESKDVVIIKATEGVNFIDSMFERHYIGCKEAGFKIGFYHFFSDKTDPTEQARNFWNAIKGKQLDILPVLDIETSIRSKREVTNRCLEFLQEMKILSGYNCIVYTYTSFAIEKLDTRLSKYPLWIAHYGVSTPGNNGIWNSWVGFQYTDKERVPGVPNPCDADYFTEGIFIEDRGIRCLNLDANNNELWKKSINGPLVKELQRELNIQFNKNLNIDGYFGENTLNACILVRRGAKGNITKIIQQRLLNKGYSLGVYGLDGVFGTKTEMAVKRFQKDCGLKIDGIVGRETWKALFRK
- a CDS encoding vanadium-dependent haloperoxidase, with product MSKFRWNEIPYPGENFGPIGEGEDAGSWPLKFFERNDNDEFYDLKGNKIAFEIQTPNDTMSFGVNQLNQIKTILSNLTDKQKETALYWSSDNLILLYLNNVITLLKNYRVSTMDSARILSIMGDAFNDAMVLTYYFKYKFQIPRPIQIDSKLNTYLQSSYDPSYPVGHAVIAGMASTVLSYFFPDETDQLSNTAKEAAMSKVYAGIHYPIDAEQGLRLGKQIGSIIINSIKDESNSFGNSINNIYRK